One window of the Peptacetobacter hiranonis genome contains the following:
- a CDS encoding DUF4041 domain-containing protein → MSKQKKEIKSINNDNSDKGGCGIGCLGILFFLLSSRISVFLLAFLLYSSAYRQDNAFSIGVLIAIGILLVIQFAINSSSKEIEQANANKLKEELDELNSEIEVKKEVIEKINNDINNIDGIDSEKEKIVVEYCNKKKEYDSLLSELESLKDDLSVANEKIEKIKEMKKEIKSLKDELIETNDIVLLQSFGLYEPKYDFENSEQYMERLKEIRDDQKEMVKNNSGVNIDTQWSVDGSVKKGQALTNKNVKSLFRLFNAECDNVINKVTYRNLEASEKRIRKSFEQDNKLYEAFNISLREDYLDSKIDELYLYFEYLQKKQEEKEEQAALREQMREEAKVQKEIEKEKKKIEKEKIHFNTELDRLKENIPSENEEKSIWEAKIAELEAKIKELQEVEEDVLNKEKNTRAGYVYIISNIGSFGENIYKIGLTRRLDPMERVNELGDASVPFKFDVHATIFSEDAPALENALHKAFEDRRVNKVNNRKEFFNVTLDEIKEVVEKNFDKTVEYTKYAEAMEYRQSLKLANN, encoded by the coding sequence ATGAGCAAGCAAAAGAAGGAGATTAAAAGTATTAACAATGATAATTCCGATAAAGGTGGGTGTGGAATAGGATGCCTCGGAATTTTATTCTTTTTATTATCTAGTAGAATTTCAGTATTTTTATTAGCATTTCTTTTATATAGTTCAGCTTATCGGCAAGACAATGCTTTTTCAATCGGTGTATTAATAGCAATTGGGATATTGCTTGTAATACAATTCGCTATTAATTCTAGTTCTAAAGAAATAGAACAAGCTAATGCAAACAAATTAAAGGAAGAACTAGATGAATTAAATTCAGAAATAGAAGTTAAAAAAGAAGTTATTGAAAAAATAAATAACGATATAAATAATATAGATGGAATTGATTCAGAAAAAGAAAAAATAGTTGTTGAATATTGCAATAAAAAGAAAGAATATGATTCTCTTTTATCTGAACTAGAATCTCTTAAAGATGATTTAAGTGTTGCTAATGAAAAGATTGAAAAAATTAAAGAGATGAAAAAAGAAATAAAATCTTTAAAAGATGAACTTATAGAAACAAATGATATAGTATTACTTCAATCATTTGGACTATATGAGCCAAAATATGATTTTGAAAACTCTGAACAGTATATGGAAAGACTTAAAGAAATTAGAGATGACCAGAAAGAAATGGTTAAAAATAATAGTGGTGTTAATATAGATACTCAATGGTCAGTTGATGGATCAGTTAAAAAAGGACAGGCTTTAACAAATAAAAATGTAAAATCATTATTCAGATTATTCAACGCTGAATGTGACAACGTAATAAATAAGGTTACATATAGAAATTTAGAAGCGTCTGAAAAACGTATAAGAAAGTCATTTGAACAGGATAACAAGCTATATGAAGCATTTAATATAAGTCTAAGAGAAGATTACTTAGATTCAAAAATAGATGAATTATATTTATACTTTGAATATCTACAGAAAAAGCAAGAAGAAAAAGAAGAACAAGCAGCATTAAGAGAACAAATGAGGGAAGAAGCTAAAGTTCAGAAAGAAATAGAAAAAGAAAAGAAAAAGATTGAAAAAGAAAAAATTCATTTTAATACTGAATTAGATAGATTAAAAGAAAATATACCTTCTGAAAACGAAGAAAAATCTATCTGGGAAGCAAAAATAGCCGAATTAGAAGCAAAAATTAAAGAACTTCAAGAAGTTGAAGAAGATGTATTGAACAAAGAAAAAAATACTCGTGCTGGGTACGTTTATATAATCTCAAACATAGGTTCTTTCGGTGAAAATATCTATAAAATAGGACTTACTAGAAGATTAGACCCTATGGAAAGAGTTAACGAACTTGGCGACGCGTCAGTACCGTTCAAATTTGATGTTCATGCAACTATATTTAGTGAGGACGCTCCTGCTCTTGAAAATGCACTTCATAAGGCTTTTGAAGATAGAAGGGTTAATAAAGTTAATAACAGAAAAGAATTCTTCAACGTTACTTTAGATGAAATAAAAGAAGTTGTAGAAAAGAATTTTGACAAAACTGTTGAATATACAAAATATGCTGAAGCTATGGAATATAGACAATCTTTAAAATTAGCTAACAACTAA
- a CDS encoding site-specific integrase — MGSLRKKGDRWYFSVELPQENGKRKRVERRGGKTKKEAQEKMKLFEAEVLKNGYKKECKMTFDELYNIWFNEYVLNNCKESTTNNYARYYKKHIKPILGNYKVSDIKARVLSDFFNKLKEEDKCHSSANIIRVVISSCLDYAIFPLEIIENNSCKFIKFPKFKKTKDKKDIIDMKDFETILDIGSSKHNFNNMCLLLLHTGLRIGEALGLQWEDIDFDNKIIHVRHTLIAPNVRECKLSTPKTKTSIRDIYFNDTVEKVFKNIKKSQNENRLKFGVLYNCNNMVFTHEDGSFLDHHHFTNMVAKINRKTNINFSMHTFRHTHATMLLQAGANMKDVQARLGHADISTTMNIYVQDTEESKKKALDKFNDYIEKTSNI; from the coding sequence ATGGGAAGTTTAAGAAAAAAAGGTGATAGATGGTATTTTTCAGTTGAACTTCCACAAGAAAACGGAAAACGAAAACGTGTTGAACGACGGGGCGGAAAAACTAAAAAAGAAGCCCAGGAAAAAATGAAACTATTTGAAGCGGAAGTACTAAAAAACGGCTATAAAAAAGAATGCAAAATGACATTTGATGAATTGTATAATATTTGGTTTAACGAATATGTTTTGAATAATTGTAAAGAAAGTACTACTAACAATTATGCTAGATATTACAAAAAACACATAAAACCTATTTTGGGAAACTATAAAGTTTCAGATATTAAAGCTCGTGTTCTGAGTGACTTTTTTAATAAGTTAAAAGAAGAGGATAAATGTCATTCATCTGCAAATATTATAAGAGTTGTAATTTCAAGTTGTTTGGATTATGCAATATTTCCACTTGAAATTATAGAAAATAACTCTTGTAAGTTTATAAAATTCCCTAAATTTAAAAAAACAAAAGATAAAAAAGATATAATCGATATGAAAGATTTCGAAACTATATTGGATATAGGTTCTAGTAAACACAACTTTAATAACATGTGTCTTCTGTTGCTGCATACAGGGTTAAGAATAGGTGAAGCTTTAGGTCTGCAATGGGAGGATATTGATTTTGACAATAAAATAATACACGTCAGACATACTTTAATAGCACCAAATGTAAGGGAATGTAAATTAAGTACACCTAAAACAAAAACTTCAATTAGAGATATATACTTTAACGATACTGTTGAAAAAGTATTTAAAAATATAAAGAAAAGCCAAAACGAAAATCGTTTGAAGTTTGGTGTACTTTATAACTGTAATAACATGGTATTCACTCATGAAGATGGTTCTTTTTTAGATCATCATCATTTCACAAATATGGTCGCTAAGATAAACAGAAAAACTAATATCAATTTTTCTATGCACACGTTCCGTCATACTCATGCGACTATGCTCCTACAAGCTGGTGCAAATATGAAAGATGTTCAAGCAAGATTAGGTCATGCCGATATATCAACCACTATGAATATTTATGTACAAGATACTGAAGAGTCTAAGAAGAAAGCATTAGACAAATTTAACGATTATATCGAAAAAACTTCCAACATTTAA